The following are from one region of the Gammaproteobacteria bacterium genome:
- a CDS encoding response regulator transcription factor yields the protein MIEPLLSDDSEQPSLLIVDDDLVFCDVLSKALTKRGFSITCAHTIEDALNLAEASTPEYAIVDLKLSSESGLVLVEKLRNLDPGTRIVMLTGYASIATAVEAIKLGATHYLAKPVDADEIMAAFERTVGEANIPISSHPLSVGRLEWEYIQRILTENDNNISVTARILNMHRRTLQRKLAKRPLRE from the coding sequence ATGATTGAACCCTTATTAAGTGACGATAGCGAACAACCTAGCTTACTCATTGTTGACGATGATCTAGTCTTTTGTGATGTATTGTCAAAAGCGCTAACAAAACGGGGCTTCAGCATCACATGCGCGCATACGATCGAGGATGCGCTGAATCTGGCTGAAGCGTCAACGCCTGAGTATGCCATTGTCGATCTTAAGTTATCCAGTGAATCCGGTTTGGTTTTGGTTGAGAAATTAAGAAACCTGGATCCGGGAACCCGCATTGTCATGTTGACAGGTTATGCCAGCATCGCCACCGCGGTGGAAGCGATCAAACTGGGTGCCACGCACTATCTCGCGAAACCCGTCGATGCCGATGAAATCATGGCGGCCTTTGAACGCACGGTAGGAGAAGCGAATATCCCGATCAGCTCGCACCCCTTATCGGTGGGCCGGCTGGAATGGGAATACATCCAGCGCATCCTCACCGAAAATGACAACAACATTTCGGTTACCGCCCGGATATTGAACATGCATCGCCGCACGTTGCAGCGCAAACTTGCCAAGCGGCCGCTACGCGAATAA
- a CDS encoding HAMP domain-containing histidine kinase, with product MFSDLSQSPLSKNLQRLFLLRNIAIAAQCLTFALVHWTIDIVIPWVQMITVVAVLALLNLLTWIRLHRNWPVSHLEFFLQLQIDVLALSALLYFSGGSTNPFISFFLLPMTIAAATLPWRYTWIMAVITIACYTLLLFNYVPLPHDHNKHLVEFALHVSGMWLAFVLSTVIIAWFVVKMSSSIRERDQDLAKAREHALRNEQIIALGTLAAGAAHELGTPLSTMAVVAGELQQEYTQDQEFQNNIHILRDQIAHCKQTLTQLLAKAGQARAEHGNELPVDAFLSQVLDKWKLIRPSVKFTYQSTGEQPAPKIMDNQLLSQSLLNLLNNAADASSKCIEIKSHWDKNLELKLEIIDDGKGLSAEVMQRAGEAFFSTKAPGQGFGIGLFLANANIERFGGSVRLFNLENGGACTQVILPLIGSKND from the coding sequence ATGTTCAGTGATCTCAGCCAATCCCCTCTCAGTAAAAACTTGCAACGTTTGTTTCTCCTGCGGAACATTGCCATTGCCGCCCAGTGCCTAACCTTTGCATTAGTGCACTGGACCATCGATATCGTCATTCCCTGGGTGCAAATGATCACTGTTGTCGCAGTGCTCGCTTTGTTGAATCTGTTGACGTGGATCCGGTTGCATCGGAATTGGCCGGTATCGCATTTGGAATTTTTTTTACAACTGCAGATCGATGTTCTGGCGCTCAGCGCGTTACTGTATTTTAGCGGCGGCTCAACCAATCCGTTTATCTCATTCTTTTTGTTACCCATGACGATAGCGGCTGCCACGCTGCCGTGGCGCTATACCTGGATCATGGCTGTCATCACCATCGCCTGCTATACCTTGTTACTGTTCAATTACGTGCCGTTACCGCACGACCACAACAAGCATCTGGTTGAATTTGCATTGCATGTGTCAGGCATGTGGCTGGCATTTGTATTAAGCACCGTCATCATTGCATGGTTCGTTGTAAAAATGAGTTCATCGATCCGGGAACGCGATCAGGATCTGGCGAAAGCACGGGAACATGCCTTACGCAACGAACAAATCATTGCACTCGGCACATTGGCAGCGGGTGCCGCACACGAACTCGGCACACCGCTGTCAACCATGGCGGTTGTCGCTGGAGAACTCCAGCAAGAATATACGCAGGATCAGGAATTCCAAAATAATATCCACATCCTCCGGGATCAAATCGCACACTGCAAGCAAACCTTGACGCAACTATTGGCAAAGGCGGGGCAGGCAAGAGCCGAGCATGGCAATGAATTACCCGTGGATGCATTCCTATCGCAAGTTCTTGATAAATGGAAACTGATACGCCCATCAGTCAAATTCACTTATCAAAGCACTGGAGAGCAACCCGCACCCAAGATTATGGATAATCAATTACTGAGCCAATCCCTGCTAAATTTGCTGAACAACGCCGCAGACGCATCCTCGAAGTGCATCGAGATCAAAAGCCATTGGGACAAAAATCTGGAGCTTAAACTTGAAATCATTGACGATGGCAAAGGCTTGTCCGCGGAAGTCATGCAGCGTGCGGGAGAAGCTTTTTTTTCCACTAAAGCACCGGGGCAGGGCTTCGGCATTGGCTTGTTTCTGGCTAATGCCAATATTGAACGATTCGGCGGCAGCGTCCGCTTGTTTAATCTTGAAAATGGCGGCGCTTGCACCCAAGTGATCTTACCGCTGATAGGATCGAAAAATGATTGA
- a CDS encoding 3-deoxy-7-phosphoheptulonate synthase: MILVLTPNTRHDSPEYKQLMAHLANFSGISARIHTEAGSEQTLTEIYLIGNTKVLSIEDVSCLPCVDRVVRVSEEYRVLGRHENDDRPTHFDYNGVRFGQDSLNVFAGLCAVDTIEHVEIMMKALRDHGQVCTRMGAYKPRTSPYSFQGHGKTCLPYVFDLAGKYGIKVIAMEITHESHLEEIRNALYQTGNATGVMLQIGTRNTQNFELLKIVGRQQNFPVLIKRGFGITLDESLNAAEYLASEGNRKVVFGLRGMKTNMGDPHRNFVDFSHVPVVKRLTRMSVCIDPSHSVGTRAGSPDGILDIMHVTAQGIVAGANMVLVDFHPVPSKALVDGPQALLLKELPLFLEDIQIAREAYEKRIALARRYQEV, from the coding sequence ATGATTCTAGTCCTTACTCCCAATACCCGGCACGATAGCCCGGAATATAAACAGTTGATGGCGCATCTTGCCAATTTTTCAGGGATATCGGCGCGCATTCATACCGAGGCGGGCAGTGAACAAACACTCACAGAAATCTACCTGATCGGTAATACCAAAGTGCTGTCAATTGAGGATGTCAGCTGTCTTCCGTGTGTTGATCGTGTCGTCAGAGTTTCCGAAGAGTATCGGGTTTTGGGGCGGCACGAAAATGATGATCGGCCAACCCATTTTGATTATAACGGTGTCCGTTTTGGACAGGATTCACTGAATGTATTTGCCGGACTGTGCGCGGTGGATACCATCGAACATGTCGAAATCATGATGAAAGCACTGCGCGATCATGGGCAGGTTTGTACGCGCATGGGAGCGTACAAACCGCGCACCAGTCCCTATTCGTTCCAGGGGCACGGAAAAACCTGTCTGCCCTATGTTTTCGATCTGGCGGGAAAATACGGGATAAAAGTGATCGCGATGGAGATTACCCACGAATCGCATTTGGAAGAGATACGCAATGCGCTGTATCAAACGGGGAATGCGACCGGTGTCATGTTGCAAATTGGAACAAGGAACACGCAGAATTTTGAGTTGTTGAAAATTGTCGGCCGGCAACAAAATTTCCCGGTTTTGATTAAACGCGGTTTTGGCATCACTTTGGACGAATCATTAAACGCCGCTGAATATTTGGCTTCGGAAGGCAATCGCAAAGTGGTGTTCGGCTTGCGCGGCATGAAAACGAACATGGGAGATCCGCATCGCAATTTTGTTGATTTTTCCCATGTTCCTGTGGTCAAACGGCTGACGCGCATGTCGGTTTGTATTGATCCATCCCATTCCGTGGGTACTCGTGCCGGCTCGCCCGATGGCATTCTGGATATTATGCATGTCACGGCGCAAGGTATCGTGGCGGGAGCGAATATGGTGCTGGTCGATTTTCATCCGGTACCGAGCAAGGCGCTGGTTGACGGTCCGCAAGCTTTGTTGCTGAAAGAATTACCGCTATTTCTGGAAGACATTCAAATTGCCCGGGAAGCTTACGAAAAACGTATCGCATTGGCCCGGCGTTATCAAGAGGTATAA
- the ispH gene encoding 4-hydroxy-3-methylbut-2-enyl diphosphate reductase — protein sequence MIKVLLSNPRGFCAGVDRAIEIVERALTMHGAPIYVRHEVVHNRFVVENLEKKGAVFVENLDEVPKDSILIFSAHGVSHAVRREAAERKLKVFDATCPLVTKVHVEVAKMRKEGKEIIMIGHQGHPEVEGTMGQIEGDDKGMYLVETEMDVETLKVKDESNLAYVTQTTLSVDDAARIVDALKRRFPMIIGPKKDDICYATQNRQDAVKKMVNQCDLVIVVGSPNSSNSNRLCEVARNADVEAYMVDRAEQLQEAWFVGKKNIGITAGASAPEILVQQVISRLKQIGAEQIGEDVTIEELSGVVESVVFPLPKA from the coding sequence ATGATCAAAGTACTACTTTCGAATCCTAGAGGGTTCTGTGCCGGCGTGGACCGTGCGATTGAAATCGTCGAGCGTGCACTAACCATGCATGGCGCGCCCATTTATGTGCGCCATGAAGTCGTGCATAACCGTTTTGTGGTCGAGAATCTCGAAAAGAAGGGCGCTGTATTTGTTGAGAATCTCGATGAGGTGCCGAAGGACAGCATTCTGATTTTCAGTGCGCATGGCGTGTCGCACGCGGTACGGCGGGAGGCGGCTGAGCGTAAATTAAAAGTATTTGACGCCACTTGCCCGCTGGTTACCAAAGTGCATGTCGAAGTAGCCAAGATGCGCAAGGAAGGAAAAGAGATCATCATGATCGGCCATCAGGGGCATCCGGAAGTCGAGGGCACGATGGGGCAAATTGAAGGTGACGACAAAGGTATGTATCTGGTTGAAACCGAGATGGATGTTGAAACCTTGAAGGTTAAGGATGAAAGCAATTTGGCGTATGTGACGCAGACGACGTTGTCGGTCGACGATGCTGCCCGCATTGTCGATGCTTTGAAGAGAAGATTTCCGATGATTATCGGACCCAAGAAAGACGATATTTGCTACGCCACGCAAAACCGTCAGGATGCCGTTAAAAAAATGGTTAATCAATGCGATTTGGTCATCGTGGTTGGCTCTCCCAATAGTTCGAATTCCAATCGGCTCTGTGAAGTGGCGAGAAACGCCGATGTGGAAGCATATATGGTGGACCGCGCTGAGCAATTACAGGAAGCGTGGTTTGTCGGGAAGAAAAATATCGGTATTACAGCCGGTGCTTCTGCTCCGGAAATACTGGTACAGCAAGTGATTTCCCGGCTTAAACAAATCGGTGCCGAACAAATCGGTGAAGATGTGACGATAGAAGAGTTGAGCGGTGTAGTGGAATCGGTTGTATTTCCATTACCTAAAGCTTAG
- the thiO gene encoding glycine oxidase ThiO, with translation MKQDVVIIGAGIIGLATAERLLAQNAKVTILERNRTGEEASWAGGGILSPLCPWDYADEVTRLTRYSAQLFPAWISVLHNTTGIDSEYAISGMLILPPFDAETAQQWCFRREIRIEQHTADDIYAMNQNAEADALKPQDHALFLPDVAQIRNPRLLRALRSRVELLGGKIVENCTVNHLKTAHQQIQAIDSSCGEFAADCCIVCAGAWSKEILGIHAPELYIKPIKGQMLLFKFDAPPIQSIIVQNNVYLIPRRDGHLLIGSTLEDTGFDKQTTVAARDYLLQHAQAILPELHGMPIKQQWSGLRPASPENIPTIGRHPVIRNLLINSGHFRYGVTMAPASAEIIVNELTGISQPFDITPYQAGWGAVR, from the coding sequence ATGAAACAAGATGTCGTTATCATTGGCGCTGGGATCATAGGGCTCGCAACTGCAGAACGTCTTTTAGCTCAGAACGCTAAAGTTACGATTCTGGAGCGCAATAGAACCGGAGAAGAGGCATCTTGGGCGGGTGGCGGCATCTTGTCTCCGCTTTGCCCGTGGGATTATGCGGATGAGGTTACTCGTCTCACCCGCTACAGCGCGCAGCTATTCCCAGCTTGGATTTCCGTTTTACACAACACAACCGGAATCGATTCCGAGTATGCAATATCCGGCATGCTGATATTACCGCCGTTTGATGCAGAAACCGCGCAGCAATGGTGTTTCAGACGAGAAATTAGAATTGAGCAGCATACAGCTGATGACATTTATGCAATGAATCAAAATGCCGAAGCTGATGCACTAAAGCCGCAAGATCACGCCTTATTTTTGCCGGATGTTGCGCAGATCCGCAATCCAAGACTCTTACGTGCGTTGCGAAGCCGTGTTGAACTATTGGGAGGGAAGATTGTTGAAAACTGCACGGTTAATCACCTTAAAACCGCACACCAACAAATACAAGCCATTGATTCATCGTGCGGCGAATTTGCCGCGGACTGCTGTATCGTTTGCGCAGGCGCATGGAGTAAAGAAATACTGGGAATTCACGCGCCCGAACTGTATATCAAACCGATTAAAGGGCAAATGCTGTTATTTAAATTCGATGCGCCGCCAATTCAATCCATCATCGTGCAAAATAACGTTTATCTCATCCCGCGCCGCGACGGTCATTTACTCATTGGCAGTACTTTGGAAGATACCGGATTCGATAAGCAAACAACGGTAGCCGCTCGCGATTATTTGTTGCAGCACGCCCAAGCCATTTTACCTGAGCTTCATGGAATGCCGATCAAGCAGCAGTGGTCAGGATTACGTCCGGCCTCGCCGGAAAACATCCCGACGATTGGCCGTCATCCAGTGATTCGTAATCTGCTGATTAACAGCGGCCACTTTCGCTACGGCGTCACGATGGCTCCCGCCAGCGCTGAAATCATCGTCAATGAACTGACAGGAATATCGCAACCGTTTGACATTACCCCTTACCAAGCGGGATGGGGAGCAGTTAGATAG
- a CDS encoding type II transport protein GspH, which yields MKERSLADQLYQNGLTLIELLVTMSIASILLSLAVPSYRTFVQDNLLMMQSNNFYSALALAKSEAIRRSSSITLCPSTNGTGCTGGVIWSNGWLVFSDINNNGVVEAGEEILQVGTAFTGGNTFAGTKPRVIFTANGFSMGSNDTFTLCDSRGASYSKAIILNMQGRFRTETGRACG from the coding sequence ATGAAAGAAAGATCGCTGGCTGATCAGCTATACCAGAATGGTTTAACTTTGATCGAGTTGCTCGTCACAATGAGCATTGCTAGCATTTTGCTATCGCTTGCTGTGCCAAGTTATCGCACATTTGTACAAGACAATTTGCTGATGATGCAAAGCAATAACTTTTATTCCGCGCTGGCTTTAGCGAAAAGTGAAGCCATTCGCCGTAGCAGTTCCATTACCCTTTGCCCAAGTACAAACGGTACCGGTTGCACTGGTGGGGTTATCTGGTCGAATGGCTGGCTGGTCTTTTCGGATATCAATAACAATGGTGTGGTTGAGGCTGGTGAGGAAATTCTGCAAGTTGGCACTGCTTTCACCGGTGGCAATACATTTGCCGGAACTAAGCCAAGAGTGATATTCACGGCTAATGGTTTTTCGATGGGATCCAACGATACTTTTACATTATGTGACAGCCGGGGAGCATCGTATTCCAAAGCCATTATCTTGAATATGCAGGGACGTTTTCGTACTGAGACGGGCAGAGCATGCGGATAA
- the pilV gene encoding type IV pilus modification protein PilV → MRINRKSLVQRQIQASGFSLIEVLITILIVSFGLLSMAALVVSGARGNNVAYYRSIASKQTEDIADRMRANIAGVTAGAYDALSASIPSSSDCVASACNPTQMAAYDHAQWNTANARLLPGGVGTVNGSLAAGYLIILMWTEKEMNVDVDPNADPNCPVGVNTRCFVTRFAP, encoded by the coding sequence ATGCGGATAAACAGAAAATCCTTAGTACAACGACAAATTCAAGCTAGCGGTTTTAGTTTGATAGAAGTGCTCATTACGATTCTGATTGTGTCTTTTGGTTTGCTGAGTATGGCAGCGCTGGTTGTGTCAGGTGCACGTGGCAACAATGTCGCATACTATCGTTCGATAGCCAGTAAACAAACAGAGGATATTGCCGATCGTATGCGTGCCAATATTGCTGGTGTAACTGCCGGTGCATACGATGCACTTTCGGCAAGTATCCCCAGTAGCTCGGATTGTGTAGCCAGCGCATGCAATCCGACACAAATGGCTGCTTATGATCATGCGCAATGGAACACAGCAAACGCAAGATTACTTCCTGGTGGAGTTGGAACGGTGAATGGAAGCTTAGCAGCGGGGTATTTAATTATACTGATGTGGACAGAGAAAGAAATGAATGTCGATGTTGATCCTAACGCTGATCCAAACTGCCCTGTAGGTGTAAATACACGGTGTTTTGTCACAAGGTTTGCGCCATGA
- a CDS encoding PilW family protein, translating to MMASSANQNRFTDYRRDGVPGIQRGFTLVELMVGMTIGLVLLLVIGSVFVSSRQVFREQEDNARVQEGGRFALEIIGRSIKQAGHVEMPFTGFKVAFAGTAISGTNGGTGIADTLTLQYEGAIGDSDCGGTGVAVAGTIIQNYFNIDAANAELQCAGQISATPTVPGAPPSGQVLLSNVEDLQILYGIDNDGDQSVDQYIELPADWNDVVTARVCVLVRSEKTNVVSAGNYLDCSGTSIAIPSDRRLRRAFTATFNLRNRINGTP from the coding sequence ATGATGGCTTCATCAGCCAACCAAAATAGATTCACGGACTATCGGAGAGATGGTGTTCCGGGGATTCAGCGTGGATTTACTCTGGTCGAGTTGATGGTTGGCATGACAATAGGTTTGGTATTGCTGCTTGTTATCGGCAGCGTATTTGTCAGCAGCCGGCAAGTTTTCCGCGAACAAGAAGATAATGCGCGCGTACAAGAAGGCGGACGTTTCGCGCTGGAGATTATTGGACGCAGCATCAAGCAAGCCGGACATGTGGAAATGCCTTTCACGGGCTTTAAAGTAGCTTTCGCCGGAACTGCAATTAGCGGCACTAATGGTGGTACCGGCATAGCGGATACATTGACTTTGCAATATGAGGGCGCAATTGGGGATAGCGATTGCGGAGGTACTGGGGTAGCTGTTGCAGGTACGATCATTCAAAATTATTTCAATATTGATGCTGCTAACGCGGAATTGCAGTGCGCGGGTCAAATTTCCGCTACACCAACCGTGCCAGGAGCGCCGCCATCAGGTCAAGTTTTATTAAGCAACGTAGAAGATTTACAAATTCTTTATGGAATAGATAACGACGGTGATCAATCCGTCGATCAGTATATCGAGTTACCTGCGGATTGGAATGATGTTGTTACCGCACGTGTTTGCGTTTTGGTTCGCTCGGAAAAGACCAATGTTGTTTCTGCAGGTAATTACCTTGATTGCAGTGGAACATCAATCGCAATTCCATCCGATAGACGATTAAGAAGGGCCTTTACGGCGACATTTAATTTACGTAATCGCATCAATGGTACGCCATGA
- a CDS encoding pilus assembly protein PilC → MKRKFLTIGNAVSFSLVFLASSVQALSPLSNTPLFLGGNISPNIMFTLDDSGSMQFEILPEDLIVQDVYFMFPRASGVYGAADYSNYSIDFDSANKYSASLRSSYVNRIYYDPTIRYQPWSNSDGSLMSNASSTCAYHNPLNTAAGCRNLTVNNTQTSRWLKSDGTLSSSSSKTFYPAVYFKYNSGPTNSASSYTQVEIKSSTSTYVGGANRSDCAAAPNCTYSEEIQNFANWYTYYRSRVLLARAGVGKAFVAQGNTMRVGFATINQATSTIDGVSTSVVVSGVRQFTGTDRTSFFNNLYTQDIPALGTPLRTAVDKVGKYFQRTDDKGPWGENPGSTGGTQHSCRQNYNILMTDGYWNDSTAPSVGNSDNLAGSSITNNSSPAVPATYTYAPALPYSDSYSNTLADVAINYWKNDLRSDLSNNVPTNPADPAFWQHMVTFTVGLGVNGTRTTLPSGSESWPDPTASDPAKVDDLWHAAVNGRGAFFSAADPTSFANALSNTLSHIVARTGSASAVAANSNSLMTNGRVYQAKFNSGDWSGQLLSIPISSAGVLGTTEWDAGQVSLAPGTIAPASRVIITKGTSDGVSFEYANLTTAQKAFLNKNSAGTTDNCGPERVAFLRGDSAHEGATGTFTCASSTSINNFRTRPNSKLGDIVNSGPLYVGKPTAGYSDVDHPGYASFKNSYKDRTPMLYVGANDGMLHGFNACIAGVTAGCTTANAGKEQLVYVPSTAYGNLSWLTDKNYTSNHRYFVDGSPMMGDVYSTLTSNWKSILVGGMNGGGQGYYALDVTNPTDTSKSAPTFTGANAANILLWEFTSADDSDMGYSHNLPQINSFTGQAMQIVKMENNQWAVIVGNGYNSTGGKAVLYILFITGGEDGSWTIGTDYIKLIAGSGTGNGLSTPIPFDTNGNGKADVIYAGDIKGNLWKFDVSSATSSSWNVAIGGTPLFVSGTSKPIIAPPSVSFHPKGGQLVLFGTGKYLETADTTSTNTQTIYGIWDNNTVATVTAGMLVQQVITDGTVRTATQNSVSYSTTIKGWYANLPVSGERLTGVPSLEDGIFVFNSIVPSASPCDFGGRGFVNAVDFLTGGMLSSPAFDINRNRVLGLDDGLSAGIEIGFSVGGVTRIRGHTDSDDLVFSTADGTLALTTTAKGAAGLRGRVTWRELMH, encoded by the coding sequence ATGAAGAGAAAATTTTTAACGATAGGAAATGCGGTTAGCTTTTCTCTGGTTTTTTTAGCAAGCAGCGTTCAAGCGCTATCGCCGCTCTCGAATACTCCCCTCTTTCTGGGAGGCAATATTTCTCCCAATATCATGTTTACACTGGATGATTCTGGATCAATGCAGTTTGAGATTTTACCGGAAGATTTGATTGTTCAAGATGTGTATTTCATGTTTCCTCGCGCATCAGGGGTTTATGGTGCGGCAGATTACAGCAACTATTCCATCGATTTTGATTCTGCTAATAAATACTCTGCTTCGTTACGTTCCAGTTATGTCAACCGGATTTATTACGATCCTACAATAAGATATCAACCTTGGAGTAACTCGGATGGATCATTGATGAGTAACGCCAGTTCTACGTGTGCTTACCATAATCCATTGAATACTGCGGCAGGATGTCGCAATCTTACGGTTAACAATACACAAACTTCGCGCTGGCTCAAAAGTGATGGAACTCTTTCATCCAGCTCATCAAAAACTTTTTATCCTGCTGTCTATTTCAAATATAACAGTGGCCCTACCAATTCAGCCAGTAGTTATACGCAGGTTGAAATAAAATCTTCTACTTCGACTTATGTTGGTGGAGCAAATCGCTCCGATTGTGCTGCTGCACCTAACTGTACTTACAGTGAAGAAATTCAAAACTTTGCCAATTGGTATACCTATTATCGTTCTCGTGTATTGTTGGCGCGCGCTGGTGTAGGTAAAGCTTTTGTCGCGCAGGGGAATACCATGCGCGTTGGGTTCGCTACGATTAATCAGGCTACCTCGACTATAGATGGTGTGTCAACGAGTGTTGTGGTTAGTGGTGTCAGACAATTTACCGGTACCGATAGAACAAGTTTCTTTAATAATCTTTATACCCAAGATATTCCTGCACTGGGGACACCACTCAGGACCGCTGTTGACAAAGTAGGGAAATACTTTCAACGAACGGATGACAAAGGTCCTTGGGGTGAAAACCCAGGATCCACAGGAGGTACGCAACACTCTTGTCGTCAAAATTACAATATCTTAATGACGGATGGTTACTGGAATGATAGTACCGCGCCAAGTGTAGGCAATTCCGACAATCTGGCAGGTTCTTCTATTACTAATAATTCTTCGCCAGCGGTACCTGCAACTTATACCTATGCACCTGCGCTCCCTTATTCTGATAGTTACAGTAATACGCTAGCCGATGTGGCAATAAATTATTGGAAGAATGATTTGCGTAGTGATTTATCAAATAATGTTCCCACTAATCCTGCTGATCCTGCCTTTTGGCAGCATATGGTTACTTTTACAGTGGGTTTAGGAGTTAACGGAACACGTACTACATTGCCATCCGGATCGGAGTCGTGGCCTGATCCAACCGCAAGTGATCCCGCAAAAGTAGATGATCTCTGGCATGCTGCTGTAAACGGCCGAGGCGCTTTTTTTAGTGCTGCCGATCCAACCAGTTTTGCGAATGCTTTATCCAACACACTATCGCATATCGTGGCGCGGACAGGCTCAGCTTCTGCTGTAGCGGCCAATTCAAATTCGTTAATGACAAACGGCCGCGTTTATCAAGCAAAGTTTAATAGTGGTGATTGGAGTGGCCAATTGTTGTCGATTCCAATTAGCTCTGCCGGAGTACTGGGCACCACTGAATGGGATGCCGGGCAGGTTTCACTTGCGCCGGGAACAATTGCGCCAGCTTCTCGCGTCATTATCACGAAAGGTACTAGTGATGGGGTTTCTTTTGAATACGCTAATTTAACCACTGCACAAAAAGCTTTTCTCAACAAAAATTCTGCAGGTACTACCGATAATTGCGGCCCGGAGAGGGTGGCATTTTTACGGGGAGATTCAGCGCATGAGGGTGCGACTGGAACGTTCACTTGTGCCAGCTCTACATCCATTAATAATTTCCGTACTCGTCCAAACAGTAAATTGGGTGATATCGTCAACTCAGGTCCACTCTATGTTGGAAAGCCTACGGCGGGTTATTCGGATGTGGATCATCCTGGTTACGCATCATTCAAGAATAGCTACAAGGACCGAACTCCAATGCTATACGTTGGTGCCAACGATGGGATGCTACATGGATTTAATGCTTGCATTGCCGGGGTGACGGCAGGATGTACAACTGCAAATGCCGGTAAAGAACAGTTGGTTTATGTCCCGAGTACAGCTTATGGAAATCTAAGCTGGTTAACGGACAAGAACTATACCTCCAATCATCGCTATTTTGTCGATGGATCGCCCATGATGGGGGATGTTTACTCGACATTAACTTCGAACTGGAAAAGTATTCTTGTTGGTGGCATGAATGGCGGTGGTCAAGGGTACTATGCACTGGATGTTACAAATCCAACCGATACATCAAAATCAGCGCCGACTTTTACTGGAGCGAATGCTGCAAATATATTGCTGTGGGAGTTTACCAGCGCCGATGATAGCGACATGGGTTATAGTCACAACTTGCCGCAAATTAATTCGTTTACCGGTCAAGCAATGCAGATCGTCAAAATGGAGAACAATCAATGGGCCGTGATAGTTGGAAATGGTTATAACAGCACAGGCGGTAAGGCAGTTCTTTATATCCTGTTTATTACAGGAGGCGAGGATGGCAGCTGGACGATCGGAACTGATTACATCAAGTTGATTGCCGGTTCCGGTACTGGAAATGGTCTTTCGACACCGATACCGTTTGATACTAATGGCAATGGTAAGGCCGATGTGATTTATGCTGGTGATATCAAGGGGAATTTGTGGAAATTTGACGTAAGCTCGGCTACATCCTCAAGTTGGAATGTGGCGATTGGCGGAACACCTTTATTTGTATCCGGTACATCGAAACCGATTATTGCTCCACCTTCTGTAAGCTTTCATCCCAAAGGCGGGCAATTGGTTTTATTCGGTACAGGAAAATACTTGGAAACTGCAGATACCACCAGTACCAATACTCAGACAATCTACGGGATATGGGATAATAATACCGTAGCTACAGTAACGGCAGGAATGCTTGTTCAACAGGTGATAACGGATGGAACTGTTAGAACAGCAACGCAAAATTCGGTGTCGTATTCAACGACGATTAAGGGTTGGTACGCAAATCTACCTGTTAGTGGGGAGAGGTTGACCGGCGTACCTAGCCTCGAAGATGGAATTTTTGTTTTCAATAGTATTGTGCCTTCTGCATCGCCTTGCGATTTTGGAGGTAGAGGATTCGTAAATGCAGTCGATTTTTTGACAGGAGGCATGCTCTCTTCTCCAGCATTTGACATCAATAGAAATAGAGTGCTCGGGCTTGACGACGGTTTGTCAGCGGGAATAGAAATTGGATTTTCTGTGGGTGGAGTTACACGTATCAGAGGTCATACAGATAGTGATGACCTTGTTTTCTCTACAGCAGATGGTACGCTCGCGCTGACGACAACAGCGAAAGGTGCTGCCGGACTACGTGGCAGAGTCACGTGGCGAGAGCTGATGCATTGA